A window of the Halobacterium hubeiense genome harbors these coding sequences:
- a CDS encoding cation:proton antiporter — protein sequence MTLLTDILLGGAAAFVVVSLSILYRVVKGPTMQDRVIAVNAIGTNIVVVIALVAAATGNPSALDIAIVYALLNFLMSIAISKFTVERGGVL from the coding sequence GTGACGCTGCTCACCGACATCCTGCTCGGGGGCGCGGCGGCGTTCGTCGTCGTCTCGCTGTCCATCCTCTACCGGGTCGTCAAGGGCCCGACGATGCAGGACCGCGTCATCGCGGTCAACGCCATCGGGACGAACATCGTCGTGGTCATCGCGCTCGTCGCGGCGGCCACCGGCAACCCGTCGGCGCTGGACATCGCCATCGTGTACGCGCTGTTGAACTTCCTGATGAGCATCGCCATCTCGAAGTTCACCGTCGAGCGGGGTGGTGTGCTGTGA
- a CDS encoding monovalent cation/H+ antiporter subunit E: protein MAGDDILVPVDDSVTLRKTVAYVAERAADADGRPTLHFVYPVSERIDTSEEGAEATGAVELLDRIEVWVEEDLGDGADSVGVETAVVGQTEYLFNPGDYADVLVEYARRHGVETVVLDPEYNPLGMAPLLPPLEGELESAGLTVELAPVERATRRSPLTRTAGLGQFVVLFCSTYAFYLLVSGTLSAFDLATGAISAGVVSAVLWRITTRGEVELSKLGGRLARFALYVPFLLWEIVKANIDIAYVVLHPRLPIDPKTVEFDAAVWSALPATTLANSITLTPGTLTVDVTQRHFTVHSLTVGSREDLLDGALERAVRFVFYGRRAARIASPAERGARTDDETEGENA from the coding sequence ATGGCCGGCGACGACATCCTCGTCCCGGTCGACGACTCGGTGACGCTCCGGAAGACGGTGGCGTACGTCGCCGAGCGTGCCGCCGACGCCGACGGCCGGCCGACGCTGCACTTCGTCTACCCGGTCTCCGAGCGCATCGACACCAGCGAGGAGGGCGCGGAAGCCACGGGCGCCGTCGAACTCCTCGACCGCATCGAAGTGTGGGTCGAGGAGGACCTCGGTGACGGCGCCGACTCGGTCGGCGTCGAGACCGCCGTCGTCGGGCAGACCGAGTACCTGTTCAACCCCGGCGACTACGCCGACGTGCTCGTCGAGTACGCGCGACGCCACGGCGTCGAGACCGTCGTCCTCGACCCCGAGTACAACCCGCTCGGGATGGCGCCGCTGCTCCCGCCGCTGGAGGGCGAACTCGAGTCCGCGGGCCTGACCGTCGAACTCGCGCCCGTCGAGCGGGCGACCCGCCGCAGCCCGCTCACGCGGACCGCCGGCCTCGGCCAGTTCGTCGTGCTGTTCTGCTCGACGTACGCGTTCTACCTGCTCGTCTCCGGGACGCTGTCGGCGTTCGACCTCGCGACCGGCGCCATCAGCGCGGGGGTCGTCTCCGCCGTGCTGTGGCGCATCACCACCCGCGGCGAGGTCGAGCTGAGCAAGCTCGGCGGCCGGCTCGCGCGCTTCGCGCTGTACGTCCCGTTCCTGCTGTGGGAAATCGTGAAGGCGAACATCGACATCGCGTACGTCGTGCTCCACCCGCGGCTCCCCATCGACCCGAAGACGGTGGAGTTCGACGCCGCGGTGTGGTCGGCGCTCCCGGCGACGACGCTCGCGAACAGCATCACGCTGACGCCCGGGACGCTCACGGTGGACGTCACGCAGCGACACTTCACCGTCCACAGCCTCACCGTCGGCTCCCGCGAGGACTTGCTCGACGGCGCGCTCGAACGCGCGGTCCGGTTCGTGTTCTACGGCCGGCGCGCCGCTCGCATCGCCAGCCCCGCCGAGCGCGGCGCGCGCACCGACGACGAGACGGAGGGTGAGAACGCGTGA
- a CDS encoding proton-conducting transporter transmembrane domain-containing protein, whose amino-acid sequence MTEITSIRPLAAVLVSAVAVAPILASRGRQNVREAWTVLAALAKFGLVASMVPAALAGDVYVTELGTFVPGVKFTLQADALGLLFALLASTLWIVTSFYSMGYMRGLDEDHQTRYFASFAGSVSAAVGVAFASNLVVLYVFYELLTVATYPLVAHDGTDEARAAGRKYLAYTFGGGVAVLAGTLLVYQLTGTVAFTTGGIGDLATADPTLARAVFALLVTGFGVKAALMPMHSWLPDAMVAPTPVSGLLHAVAVVKSGVFGIARVLLDVFGIDLVAELGVGGVLAAVAAFTLVVASVIALRQDHLKRRLAFSTISQLSYIVLGIAVAGAIGSGDAAKWALVGGLLHIPAHAFMKLTLFFCAGAVHVETHTDYISEMAGIGKRMPLTMGAFAVAAAGMAGIPLIAGFVSKYFLLIGTVSGGYLAFTGALLLSGILNIAYFWPVVYTAFFESADGADGKPLVSSPFGGRSTSEVRADGGHDHGHGAFERRAPNGAESTWFVLAPILFAAAGSVVLGVVPDAAVFLQLVREVADAAVGVMV is encoded by the coding sequence ATGACTGAAATCACTTCCATCCGGCCGCTCGCTGCGGTGCTCGTGTCGGCGGTCGCGGTCGCGCCGATTCTGGCGTCCCGCGGCCGGCAGAACGTCCGCGAGGCGTGGACGGTGCTGGCGGCGCTGGCGAAGTTCGGGCTGGTGGCCAGCATGGTGCCGGCCGCCCTCGCCGGCGACGTCTACGTCACCGAGCTCGGGACGTTCGTCCCGGGCGTGAAGTTCACTCTCCAGGCGGACGCGCTCGGCCTGCTGTTCGCGCTGCTGGCGAGCACTCTCTGGATCGTCACGAGCTTCTACAGCATGGGCTACATGCGGGGGCTCGACGAAGACCACCAGACGCGGTACTTCGCGTCGTTCGCCGGCAGCGTCTCCGCCGCCGTCGGCGTCGCGTTCGCGTCGAACCTCGTCGTCCTCTACGTGTTCTACGAGCTGCTGACGGTCGCGACGTACCCGCTGGTCGCCCACGACGGCACCGACGAGGCGCGCGCCGCCGGCCGCAAGTACCTCGCGTACACGTTCGGCGGCGGCGTCGCCGTGCTCGCCGGGACGCTGCTGGTCTACCAGCTCACGGGGACGGTGGCGTTCACGACCGGCGGCATCGGCGACCTCGCGACCGCCGACCCGACGCTCGCTCGCGCGGTGTTCGCGCTGCTGGTCACCGGCTTCGGCGTGAAGGCCGCGCTGATGCCGATGCACTCGTGGCTCCCGGACGCGATGGTCGCGCCGACGCCCGTCTCGGGGCTGCTGCACGCGGTTGCGGTCGTCAAGTCCGGCGTGTTCGGCATCGCGCGCGTCCTGCTGGACGTCTTCGGCATCGACCTCGTCGCGGAACTCGGGGTCGGCGGCGTGCTCGCGGCGGTCGCCGCGTTCACGCTCGTGGTCGCCAGCGTCATCGCGCTCCGACAGGACCACCTCAAGCGCCGGCTCGCGTTCTCCACGATTAGCCAGCTGTCGTACATCGTGCTCGGCATCGCGGTCGCTGGCGCCATCGGCTCCGGCGACGCCGCGAAGTGGGCGCTCGTCGGCGGCCTCCTGCACATCCCGGCGCACGCGTTCATGAAGCTCACCCTGTTCTTCTGCGCGGGCGCGGTCCACGTCGAGACCCACACCGACTACATCTCCGAGATGGCGGGCATCGGCAAGCGGATGCCGCTCACGATGGGCGCGTTCGCCGTCGCCGCCGCCGGCATGGCCGGCATCCCGCTCATCGCGGGGTTCGTCAGCAAGTACTTCCTGCTCATCGGAACCGTCTCCGGGGGCTACCTCGCGTTCACCGGCGCGCTGTTGCTCTCGGGCATCCTGAACATCGCGTACTTCTGGCCGGTCGTCTACACCGCGTTCTTCGAGAGCGCCGACGGCGCCGACGGGAAGCCGCTCGTCTCCAGCCCGTTCGGCGGCCGCTCCACGAGTGAAGTCAGGGCCGACGGCGGCCACGACCACGGCCACGGCGCGTTCGAGCGCCGCGCGCCGAACGGCGCGGAGTCGACGTGGTTCGTCCTCGCGCCGATTCTGTTCGCGGCCGCCGGCTCCGTCGTGCTCGGCGTCGTGCCGGACGCCGCGGTGTTCCTCCAGCTCGTGCGTGAGGTCG
- a CDS encoding monovalent cation/H+ antiporter subunit D family protein, with the protein MSDLVALAVVVPIVGSLAAFVAGVARSESGWPVAVVACLVQLAVAAQLAVTAFTDGTINYVVGGFEAPYGIELVVDGLSATMIVLIAVVSLGVLAYARRAGPRSNPFYAVYLLLVTGLTGMSVTADLFNMYVFLEITGLAAYALVASGDRGRSAVAALKYLLVGTVGASLFLLGVGYAYIDTGTLNMADLGMKLAENGYDATLTQAAFAFIVVGLFIKVAVFPLHTWQPDAYAGAPDSVSAFISALVSTVAAYALLRIVYTVFGAAFLANNELANVILVGGAVVSIVVGSLLAISQSEVKRMLAYSSVSQFGLVVAAISIGNVTALMGAAVHLVGHAIMKGGLFLTAGLVATETGARRVEEFDGLVQRSPLGAGAFGALAVAMVGIPPTIGFAGKWYVAVGAAESGSWALLAVIVGSTLLTLAYFARLVERMFFREPSDDLEPAGEAVADGGETAGVSLGMQAAVVAAVVAAVALGFAVFGYSDQLRPTIEVLLS; encoded by the coding sequence GTGAGTGACCTCGTCGCGCTCGCGGTCGTCGTCCCCATCGTCGGGTCGCTCGCGGCGTTCGTCGCTGGGGTCGCGCGCTCGGAGAGCGGCTGGCCGGTCGCGGTCGTCGCGTGCCTCGTCCAGCTCGCGGTCGCCGCGCAGCTCGCGGTGACAGCGTTCACCGACGGCACCATCAACTACGTCGTCGGCGGCTTCGAGGCGCCGTACGGCATCGAACTCGTCGTCGACGGGCTCTCCGCGACGATGATAGTCCTGATTGCGGTCGTCTCGCTTGGCGTGCTCGCGTACGCCCGCCGCGCCGGCCCGCGCTCGAACCCGTTCTACGCGGTGTACCTGCTGTTGGTCACCGGTCTGACCGGGATGAGCGTCACCGCCGACCTGTTCAACATGTACGTCTTCCTCGAAATCACGGGGCTGGCGGCGTACGCGCTCGTCGCCAGCGGCGACCGCGGCCGGTCGGCGGTCGCGGCGCTGAAGTACCTGCTCGTGGGGACGGTCGGCGCGTCCCTGTTCCTGCTCGGCGTCGGGTACGCGTACATCGACACCGGGACGCTGAACATGGCCGACCTCGGCATGAAACTCGCCGAGAACGGCTACGACGCGACGCTCACGCAGGCAGCGTTCGCGTTCATCGTCGTCGGCCTGTTCATCAAGGTCGCGGTGTTCCCGCTGCACACGTGGCAGCCCGACGCGTACGCGGGCGCCCCGGACAGCGTCAGCGCGTTCATCTCCGCGCTCGTCTCCACGGTCGCGGCGTACGCGCTGTTGCGCATCGTCTACACGGTGTTCGGCGCCGCGTTCCTCGCGAACAACGAACTGGCGAACGTCATCCTCGTCGGCGGCGCCGTCGTCAGCATCGTCGTCGGCAGCCTGCTCGCAATCTCGCAGTCCGAAGTCAAGCGGATGCTGGCGTACTCGTCGGTCTCGCAGTTCGGGCTCGTGGTCGCCGCCATCTCCATCGGGAACGTCACCGCGCTGATGGGCGCGGCCGTCCACCTCGTCGGCCACGCCATCATGAAGGGCGGGCTGTTCCTCACCGCGGGGCTGGTCGCCACGGAGACCGGCGCGCGCCGCGTCGAGGAGTTCGACGGGCTCGTCCAGCGCTCCCCACTCGGCGCGGGCGCGTTCGGCGCGCTCGCGGTGGCGATGGTCGGCATCCCGCCGACGATTGGCTTCGCGGGCAAGTGGTACGTCGCCGTCGGCGCCGCCGAGTCGGGGTCGTGGGCGCTGCTCGCGGTCATCGTCGGGAGCACGCTCCTGACGCTGGCGTACTTCGCGCGGCTCGTCGAGCGGATGTTCTTCCGCGAGCCCAGCGACGACCTCGAACCCGCCGGCGAGGCGGTCGCCGACGGCGGCGAGACCGCCGGCGTCTCCCTCGGGATGCAGGCGGCGGTCGTCGCCGCGGTCGTCGCCGCGGTCGCGCTCGGGTTCGCGGTGTTCGGCTACAGTGACCAGCTCCGACCGACCATCGAGGTGCTCCTCTCATGA
- a CDS encoding cation:proton antiporter subunit C, producing the protein MIDLLVTRDYYVAAFLLLGIGTYVMIAAGNFVKKVIGMNIFQTGIFLFFIASAYLEGGTAPVLSDGGPYVSPLPHVLILTAIVVGVALTAVALGMIVRIYAEYGTLTEDTLKEVRNSE; encoded by the coding sequence ATGATAGACCTACTCGTCACCCGGGACTACTACGTCGCGGCGTTCCTGCTGTTGGGCATCGGGACGTACGTGATGATAGCCGCCGGGAACTTCGTGAAGAAAGTCATCGGCATGAACATCTTCCAGACCGGCATCTTCCTGTTCTTCATCGCGTCGGCGTACCTCGAAGGCGGGACGGCGCCCGTGCTGAGCGACGGCGGCCCGTACGTCAGTCCGCTGCCGCACGTGCTCATCCTCACCGCCATCGTCGTCGGCGTCGCGCTGACGGCGGTCGCGCTCGGGATGATCGTCCGCATCTACGCGGAGTACGGCACGCTCACCGAGGACACCCTCAAGGAGGTGCGCAACAGTGAGTGA
- a CDS encoding DUF4040 domain-containing protein, whose protein sequence is MNFELPLIAFVLASALATAVLRDVLGAIIAFATYSLGIAVVWVVLQAPDVGLTEAAVGAGVTTVLFLLTIAKTVRPSGDRLLERLDVPALAVAVLFVAVLATTLTDLPAIGDPDNVVITSEVTTYYLENAYKEAGVKNAVTAVLAAYRGFDTLGEAVVVYSAGVGLLVVLKKEVFA, encoded by the coding sequence ATGAACTTCGAACTCCCGCTCATCGCGTTCGTGCTCGCGTCCGCGCTGGCGACCGCCGTCCTCCGGGACGTGCTCGGCGCCATCATCGCGTTCGCGACGTACAGCCTCGGCATCGCCGTCGTCTGGGTGGTGCTGCAGGCGCCCGACGTCGGCCTCACGGAGGCCGCGGTCGGCGCCGGCGTCACCACCGTGCTGTTCCTGTTGACCATCGCGAAGACGGTGCGGCCGTCCGGGGACCGGCTGCTCGAACGGCTCGACGTGCCCGCGCTCGCCGTCGCCGTGCTGTTCGTCGCCGTGCTGGCGACGACGCTCACCGACCTCCCCGCTATCGGCGACCCGGACAACGTCGTCATCACGTCGGAGGTCACGACCTACTACCTCGAGAACGCGTACAAGGAAGCCGGCGTGAAGAACGCCGTCACTGCCGTCCTCGCGGCGTACCGCGGGTTCGACACGCTCGGCGAGGCGGTCGTCGTCTACTCGGCGGGCGTCGGACTGCTCGTCGTGCTCAAGAAGGAGGTGTTCGCATGA
- a CDS encoding MnhB domain-containing protein has protein sequence MSQSNSESDLEAAETADDLRSYVESPIIMATVRVVAPFVFTYGLYLMFHGADSSGGGFQGGVVVATVMLMLGIAFGIDPLREWVGESTLVLVVVGGVAAFVAIGVGTVVAGGGFLDYSAYGIHHASKYGIEAVELFIGVIVASTITGLFFAIDAGKDGGDNE, from the coding sequence ATGAGCCAGTCTAACTCCGAGAGCGACCTTGAGGCCGCCGAGACCGCCGACGACCTGCGCTCGTACGTCGAGAGCCCCATCATCATGGCGACGGTGCGCGTCGTCGCGCCGTTCGTGTTCACGTACGGCCTCTACCTGATGTTCCACGGCGCCGACTCCTCCGGCGGCGGGTTCCAGGGCGGCGTCGTCGTCGCCACGGTGATGTTGATGCTCGGCATCGCGTTCGGCATCGACCCGCTACGGGAGTGGGTCGGGGAATCGACGCTCGTGCTCGTCGTCGTCGGCGGCGTCGCGGCGTTCGTCGCCATCGGCGTCGGCACCGTCGTCGCGGGCGGCGGCTTCCTCGACTACTCGGCGTACGGCATCCACCACGCCAGCAAGTACGGCATCGAAGCGGTGGAACTGTTCATCGGCGTCATCGTCGCGAGCACCATCACCGGGTTGTTCTTCGCCATCGACGCCGGCAAGGACGGAGGTGACAACGAATGA
- the mnhG gene encoding monovalent cation/H(+) antiporter subunit G — protein sequence MTPREIAVLALVAGGAFFAFVAAVGLLRLPDVYTRAHAASKSDTLGAGLALAAVAATFGFDLSSAKAALLVLFMFITNPTAAHAIARAAADQGIEPWTTEEGDSE from the coding sequence GTGACGCCCCGCGAGATTGCGGTGCTGGCGCTGGTCGCCGGCGGCGCGTTCTTCGCGTTCGTCGCGGCGGTCGGGCTCCTCCGACTGCCCGACGTCTACACGCGGGCCCACGCCGCCTCGAAGAGCGACACGCTCGGCGCCGGCCTCGCGCTCGCGGCGGTCGCCGCCACGTTCGGCTTCGACCTCTCCAGCGCGAAGGCCGCGCTGCTCGTCCTGTTCATGTTCATCACGAACCCGACCGCGGCCCACGCCATCGCGCGCGCCGCCGCCGACCAGGGCATCGAACCGTGGACGACCGAGGAGGGTGACAGCGAATGA